A DNA window from Streptomyces canus contains the following coding sequences:
- a CDS encoding Ppx/GppA phosphatase family protein, whose amino-acid sequence MTRVAAVDCGTNSIRLLVADCDPETGELVDLDRRMTIVRLGQGVDRTGRLAPEALERTFAACREYAAVIKEHGAERLRFVATSASRDAENRDEFVRGVLDILGVEPEVISGDQEAEFSFTGATKELKGSDHLARPYLVVDIGGGSTEFVVGDDHVRAARSVDVGCVRMTERHLVRDGVVSDPPTDDRIAAMRADIEAALDLAEETVPLREARTLVGLAGSVTTVSAIAQELPEYDSEAIHHSRVSHDRVREITDWLLHSTHAERAAVPSMHPGRVDVIAAGALVLLSIMERIGAEEVVVSEHDILDGIAWSVA is encoded by the coding sequence ATGACCCGCGTCGCCGCCGTCGACTGCGGTACGAACTCCATCCGTCTCCTCGTCGCCGACTGCGACCCCGAGACCGGCGAACTGGTCGACCTGGACCGTCGTATGACCATCGTGCGGCTCGGGCAGGGCGTCGACCGGACCGGGCGGCTCGCCCCCGAGGCGCTGGAGCGGACCTTCGCCGCGTGCCGGGAGTACGCGGCGGTCATCAAGGAGCACGGCGCCGAGCGTCTGCGGTTCGTCGCCACCTCCGCCTCCCGGGACGCGGAGAACCGGGACGAGTTCGTGCGCGGGGTCCTCGACATCCTCGGGGTCGAGCCCGAGGTCATCTCCGGGGACCAGGAGGCGGAGTTCTCCTTCACCGGGGCGACCAAGGAGCTCAAGGGCAGCGACCACCTGGCCAGGCCCTACCTCGTGGTGGACATCGGCGGTGGTTCGACGGAGTTCGTGGTGGGCGACGACCATGTGCGCGCCGCACGCTCCGTCGACGTCGGCTGTGTGCGGATGACCGAGCGGCACCTCGTGCGGGACGGGGTCGTCAGCGACCCGCCCACCGACGACCGGATCGCCGCCATGCGGGCCGACATCGAGGCCGCTCTCGACCTGGCCGAGGAGACCGTCCCGCTGCGCGAGGCGCGCACGCTGGTGGGGCTCGCCGGGTCCGTCACCACCGTGTCGGCGATCGCGCAGGAGCTGCCCGAGTACGACTCCGAGGCCATCCACCACTCCCGGGTCTCCCACGACCGCGTCCGTGAGATCACCGACTGGCTGCTGCACTCCACCCACGCCGAGCGCGCGGCCGTCCCCTCCATGCACCCCGGGCGCGTGGATGTCATCGCCGCCGGGGCCCTCGTACTCCTGTCGATCATGGAGCGGATCGGCGCCGAGGAGGTCGTCGTGAGCGAGCACGACATCCTCGACGGCATCGCGTGGTCGGTCGCGTAG
- a CDS encoding DUF501 domain-containing protein, which produces METPPPSTPRTEPTDADVEAFKQQLGRPPRGLRAIAHRCPCGQPDVVETAPRLPDGTPFPTTYYLTCPRAASAIGTLEANGVMKEMTERLQTDPELAAAYRAAHEDYIARRDAIEVLEGFPSAGGMPDRVKCLHVLVGHSLAAGPGVNPLGDEAIAMLPEWWRKGPCVTPSGPPTGEGWQVDAAEDGAGHFASKPVEGGDR; this is translated from the coding sequence ATGGAAACGCCTCCGCCCTCCACTCCGCGAACCGAGCCGACCGACGCGGACGTCGAGGCCTTCAAGCAGCAGCTCGGGCGGCCGCCGCGCGGGCTGCGGGCGATCGCGCACCGGTGTCCGTGCGGACAGCCGGACGTCGTGGAGACCGCGCCCCGGCTGCCCGACGGCACGCCCTTCCCGACGACGTACTACCTGACGTGCCCGCGCGCCGCCTCGGCGATCGGCACCCTCGAGGCGAACGGCGTCATGAAGGAGATGACGGAGCGGCTCCAGACCGATCCGGAGCTCGCGGCGGCGTACCGGGCCGCACACGAGGACTACATCGCCCGGCGTGACGCCATCGAGGTGCTGGAGGGCTTCCCGAGCGCGGGCGGCATGCCGGACCGGGTGAAGTGCCTGCATGTCCTGGTGGGCCACTCGCTCGCCGCGGGCCCGGGCGTCAACCCGCTGGGCGACGAGGCGATCGCGATGCTGCCGGAGTGGTGGCGCAAGGGGCCCTGCGTGACGCCTTCCGGGCCGCCGACCGGTGAGGGGTGGCAGGTGGACGCCGCCGAGGACGGCGCGGGCCACTTCGCCTCCAAGCCGGTCGAGGGAGGCGACCGATGA
- a CDS encoding FtsB family cell division protein has protein sequence MAVKDRDRFSTATRIRLLGEQTAARVYRSQTKRQARRSRLTGRAALLALVLCTLVVALAYPIRQYVSQRAEIADLQREKAQAAERVEKLRDLKARWQDDTYAEQQIRQRLHYVMPGETGFIVAGPDAAKQSRTDLGAADRPWYANVWDGVDKSDASDR, from the coding sequence ATGGCTGTGAAGGACCGGGACCGTTTCTCCACCGCGACCAGGATCAGACTGCTCGGCGAGCAGACCGCGGCCCGTGTCTACCGCTCCCAGACCAAGCGACAGGCCCGCCGCTCCCGGCTGACCGGCCGGGCCGCGCTGCTCGCGCTCGTGCTGTGCACGCTGGTGGTGGCGCTGGCGTACCCGATAAGGCAGTACGTCTCCCAGCGCGCCGAGATCGCCGATCTGCAGCGGGAGAAGGCGCAGGCCGCCGAGCGGGTGGAGAAGCTGCGCGACCTCAAGGCGCGCTGGCAGGACGACACGTACGCCGAGCAGCAGATCCGGCAGCGGCTGCACTATGTGATGCCGGGCGAGACGGGCTTCATCGTGGCCGGCCCGGACGCGGCCAAGCAGTCGCGCACCGACCTCGGCGCCGCCGACCGCCCCTGGTACGCGAACGTCTGGGACGGGGTCGACAAGTCCGACGCCTCCGACCGGTGA
- the eno gene encoding phosphopyruvate hydratase: MLVPSIDVVVAREILDSRGNPTVEVEVGLDDGSTGRAAVPSGASTGAFEAIELRDGDPNRYQGKGVEKAVLAVIEQIGPELVGYDATEQRLIDQAMFDLDATDNKGSLGANAILGVSLAVAHAASEASDLPLFRYLGGPNAHLLPVPMMNILNGGSHADSNVDIQEFMIAPIGAESFSEALRWGTEVYHTLKKVLKSKGLSTGLGDEGGFAPNLESNRAALDLILEAIKEAGYIPGEQVALALDVAASEFYKDGKYQFEGKDRSAAEMTEYYEELVAAYPLVSIEDPLFEDDWAGWKVLTDKLGDKVQIVGDDLFVTNPERLARGIEEGAANALLVKVNQIGSLTETLDAVELAQRSGFKCMMSHRSGETEDVTIADLAVATNCGQIKTGAPARSERVAKYNQLLRIEEILDDAAVYAGRSAFPRFKG; the protein is encoded by the coding sequence ATGCTCGTGCCGTCCATCGACGTCGTCGTAGCCCGGGAAATCCTGGACTCCCGAGGCAACCCCACGGTCGAGGTCGAGGTCGGCCTCGACGACGGCAGCACGGGTCGTGCCGCCGTCCCGTCCGGCGCCTCCACGGGCGCCTTCGAGGCCATCGAGCTCCGCGACGGTGACCCCAACCGTTACCAGGGCAAGGGTGTCGAGAAGGCCGTCCTCGCCGTCATCGAGCAGATCGGCCCGGAGCTGGTCGGCTACGACGCCACCGAGCAGCGCCTGATCGACCAGGCGATGTTCGACCTGGACGCCACCGACAACAAGGGCTCCCTCGGCGCCAACGCCATCCTCGGTGTCTCCCTCGCCGTCGCCCACGCCGCCTCCGAGGCCAGCGACCTCCCGCTCTTCCGCTACCTGGGCGGCCCGAACGCGCACCTGCTGCCGGTGCCGATGATGAACATCCTCAACGGCGGCTCGCACGCCGACTCCAACGTGGACATCCAGGAGTTCATGATCGCCCCGATCGGCGCGGAGTCCTTCTCCGAGGCGCTGCGCTGGGGCACCGAGGTCTACCACACCCTCAAGAAGGTCCTGAAGAGCAAGGGCCTGTCCACCGGCCTCGGCGACGAGGGCGGCTTCGCGCCGAACCTGGAGTCCAACCGCGCCGCCCTGGACCTCATCCTCGAGGCCATCAAGGAAGCCGGTTACATCCCCGGCGAGCAGGTCGCCCTGGCGCTCGACGTCGCCGCCTCCGAGTTCTACAAGGACGGCAAGTACCAGTTCGAGGGCAAGGACCGCTCCGCCGCCGAGATGACGGAGTACTACGAGGAGCTCGTGGCGGCCTACCCGCTCGTCTCCATCGAGGACCCGCTGTTCGAGGACGACTGGGCCGGCTGGAAGGTCCTCACCGACAAGCTCGGTGACAAGGTCCAGATCGTCGGCGACGACCTGTTCGTCACCAACCCGGAGCGCCTGGCCCGCGGCATCGAGGAGGGCGCCGCCAACGCCCTGCTCGTCAAGGTGAACCAGATCGGCTCGCTCACCGAGACCCTGGACGCCGTCGAGCTCGCCCAGCGCAGCGGCTTCAAGTGCATGATGTCCCACCGCTCCGGCGAGACCGAGGACGTCACCATCGCCGACCTCGCCGTCGCCACCAACTGCGGCCAGATCAAGACCGGTGCCCCGGCCCGCTCCGAGCGCGTCGCCAAGTACAACCAGCTGCTGCGCATCGAGGAGATCCTCGACGACGCCGCGGTGTACGCCGGCCGTAGCGCGTTCCCCCGCTTCAAGGGCTGA
- a CDS encoding LysM peptidoglycan-binding domain-containing protein, with protein sequence MLFSGKGKHRRPSKATRAAALAGVTGVAIAAPLMAVGNASAATASEWDTVAQCESGGNWSINTGNGYYGGLQFSASTWAAYGGTQYAAQANQASKSQQIAVAEKVLASQGKGAWPVCGTGLSSATYSGGSSSSSSGSSSNTSSRSTEEQSASRSTDRPAAKKTVTTPTGKKVKKGDGEYKVVKGDTLSSIAEKHKVKGGWQKLFKLNKDIVTDADFIYPGQQLHLK encoded by the coding sequence ATGCTGTTTTCCGGCAAGGGCAAGCACCGTCGTCCGTCCAAGGCCACCCGCGCCGCCGCGCTCGCCGGTGTCACCGGTGTCGCCATCGCCGCCCCGCTGATGGCGGTCGGCAACGCCTCCGCCGCCACCGCCTCCGAGTGGGACACCGTCGCCCAGTGCGAGTCCGGCGGCAACTGGTCCATCAACACCGGCAACGGCTACTACGGCGGTCTGCAGTTCTCGGCCTCCACCTGGGCCGCTTACGGCGGCACGCAGTACGCCGCGCAGGCCAACCAGGCCAGCAAGTCCCAGCAGATCGCCGTCGCCGAGAAGGTCCTCGCCTCGCAGGGCAAGGGTGCCTGGCCGGTCTGCGGCACGGGCCTGTCCAGCGCCACCTACAGCGGCGGCAGCAGCTCGTCCTCCTCCGGCAGCTCCTCGAACACGAGCAGCCGTTCGACCGAGGAGCAGAGCGCCTCCCGTTCGACCGACCGTCCGGCGGCCAAGAAGACCGTCACCACCCCGACCGGCAAGAAGGTCAAGAAGGGCGACGGCGAGTACAAGGTCGTCAAGGGTGACACCCTCAGCTCGATCGCCGAGAAGCACAAGGTCAAGGGCGGCTGGCAGAAGCTGTTCAAGCTGAACAAGGACATCGTCACCGACGCCGACTTCATCTACCCGGGCCAGCAGCTGCACCTCAAGTAA
- a CDS encoding transglycosylase family protein: protein MLSGNGRHRRPRQAPALLVAAGVTGSAIAIPLLGATGASAATGTTWDRVAECESGGSWSANDGNGYYGGLQMSQENWEKYGGLEYARTADLASRNQQIAVAEKLLADQGIAAWPTCGLLGGLSKDSGSADVDTGLESGTPSPSASGSSESSDSSGSSNSSGSEESSGLLDALDGSSATPSPSATPSSGDDGSGKSDKKNSSGSEGSATEEAQPSDSSPVVSTEEDEADKSWQEGGSSALVDVGALGSGKHRGDSAEESATKSTASSAAGRHAARTYTVQEGDSLASIADSLGLDGGWRALYAENKDRIGADPSNIVAGQTLDTGAE from the coding sequence ATGCTCTCCGGGAACGGTCGTCACCGTCGCCCCCGTCAGGCTCCGGCTCTCCTCGTCGCGGCCGGTGTGACGGGATCCGCCATTGCGATCCCACTGCTCGGAGCGACCGGAGCGAGCGCCGCCACCGGCACCACCTGGGACCGGGTCGCGGAGTGCGAGAGCGGCGGCTCCTGGAGCGCGAACGACGGCAACGGCTATTACGGCGGCCTCCAGATGTCCCAGGAGAACTGGGAGAAGTACGGCGGTCTCGAATACGCCAGGACCGCGGACCTGGCCAGCCGCAACCAGCAGATAGCCGTGGCCGAGAAGCTTCTCGCGGACCAGGGCATCGCCGCGTGGCCGACTTGCGGTCTGCTCGGCGGTCTCAGCAAGGACTCGGGCTCGGCCGATGTCGACACGGGTCTGGAGAGCGGGACGCCCTCGCCCTCGGCCTCCGGCTCGTCTGAATCATCCGATTCGTCTGGTTCCTCCAACTCGTCGGGCTCCGAGGAGTCTTCCGGTCTGCTCGACGCGCTGGACGGTTCGTCCGCGACCCCCTCGCCGTCGGCGACCCCCTCCAGTGGTGACGACGGTTCCGGCAAGTCGGACAAAAAGAACTCCTCGGGTTCCGAGGGCTCCGCCACGGAAGAAGCGCAGCCTTCCGACAGCTCGCCCGTAGTGAGCACAGAAGAGGACGAAGCGGACAAGTCGTGGCAGGAGGGCGGCTCTTCGGCCCTCGTGGACGTCGGCGCCCTCGGCTCCGGCAAGCACCGGGGCGACAGCGCCGAGGAGAGTGCGACGAAGAGCACGGCCTCCTCCGCGGCCGGCCGCCACGCCGCCCGTACCTACACCGTCCAGGAGGGCGACTCCCTCGCCTCCATCGCCGACTCCCTTGGCCTCGACGGCGGATGGCGTGCCCTCTATGCCGAGAACAAGGACCGCATCGGGGCCGACCCGAGCAACATCGTCGCCGGTCAGACGCTCGACACAGGGGCTGAATAG
- a CDS encoding cytochrome P450 family protein — MTDQPSVDPANPATPGAPAFPAVGAAATPAPELFSWEFATNPYPAYAWLREHAPVHRTRLPSGVEAWLVTRYADAKQALADQRLSKNPAHHDEPAHARGKTGIPGERKAELMTHLLNIDPPDHTRLRRLVSKAFTPRRVAEFAPRVQELTDRLIDGFAATGTADLIHDFAFPLPIYAICDLLGVPREDQDDFRDWAGMMIRHGGGPRGGVARSVKKMRGYLAELIHRKREALPGEPAPGEDLISGLIRASDHGEHLTENEAAAMAFILLFAGFETTVNLIGNGVYALLTHPDQRNRLQQALADGEKGLLETGVEELLRYDGPVELATWRFATEPLRIGGQDIAAGDPVLVVLAAADRDPERFADPDVLDLSRRDNQHLGYGHGIHYCLGAPLARLEGQTALATLLTRLPDLQLAVDSADLRWRGGLIMRGLRTLPVEFTPVR; from the coding sequence GTGACCGACCAGCCCTCAGTCGACCCCGCCAACCCCGCGACCCCCGGCGCCCCCGCGTTTCCTGCCGTTGGCGCCGCCGCGACTCCCGCCCCCGAGTTGTTCTCCTGGGAGTTCGCCACCAACCCCTACCCCGCCTACGCCTGGCTCCGCGAGCACGCCCCCGTGCACAGGACCCGGCTGCCCAGCGGGGTGGAGGCCTGGTTGGTCACCCGGTACGCCGATGCCAAGCAGGCCCTCGCCGACCAGCGTCTCAGCAAGAACCCGGCCCACCACGACGAGCCCGCGCACGCCAGGGGCAAGACGGGTATCCCGGGGGAGCGCAAGGCGGAGCTGATGACGCATCTGCTGAACATCGACCCGCCGGACCACACCAGGCTCCGACGGCTCGTCAGCAAGGCGTTCACGCCCAGGAGGGTCGCCGAATTCGCGCCGCGGGTGCAGGAGTTGACCGACCGTCTCATCGACGGGTTCGCGGCCACCGGCACCGCCGACCTCATCCACGACTTCGCCTTCCCGCTCCCCATCTACGCGATCTGCGACCTGCTCGGCGTCCCCCGCGAGGACCAGGACGACTTCCGGGACTGGGCGGGCATGATGATCCGTCACGGAGGAGGCCCGCGCGGCGGGGTCGCGCGGTCCGTGAAGAAGATGCGCGGCTATCTCGCCGAGCTCATCCACCGGAAGCGGGAAGCGCTGCCCGGCGAGCCGGCCCCGGGCGAGGACCTCATCTCCGGGCTGATCCGCGCCTCCGACCACGGCGAGCACCTCACCGAGAACGAGGCCGCGGCGATGGCCTTCATCCTTCTGTTCGCCGGTTTCGAGACCACCGTCAATCTCATCGGGAACGGCGTGTACGCCCTCCTCACCCATCCCGACCAGCGGAACCGGCTGCAGCAGGCCCTGGCCGACGGGGAGAAAGGCCTTCTGGAGACCGGTGTGGAGGAGCTCCTGCGGTACGACGGCCCGGTCGAGCTGGCCACCTGGAGGTTCGCCACCGAGCCCCTGCGGATCGGCGGTCAGGACATCGCGGCCGGCGACCCGGTGCTCGTCGTGCTCGCGGCGGCGGACCGGGATCCCGAGCGGTTCGCCGACCCTGATGTGCTCGATCTGTCTCGCCGTGACAATCAGCACCTCGGTTACGGCCACGGCATCCACTACTGCCTCGGTGCCCCGCTGGCCCGCCTGGAGGGGCAGACCGCGCTCGCCACCCTCCTCACCCGTCTCCCGGACCTGCAACTCGCGGTGGATTCAGCCGATTTGCGCTGGCGTGGGGGGCTCATCATGCGTGGACTGCGTACTTTGCCCGTGGAGTTCACGCCCGTCCGGTAA
- a CDS encoding nucleoside triphosphate pyrophosphohydrolase, which produces MNATGFEPAPDQDPDTAPAPGRIILLTTSHRVAPGLLSWPAWQALHAADRVLCADGAHPQLPYLREAGIAVAETSPTAEELVGACAGGHTVVVVATGEGEPALTDGLARLAGSGRIQMPELELLPASYDLPGARLLDLVQVMDRIRAECPWSSQQTHEGLAKYGIEEAYELVEAIEEGDRDELREELGDVLLQVVFHSRIAEEDPDAPFSVDDVAGGIVAKLIHRHPHVFGDETASTPEEVKAHWLRTKAIEKQRSSVTEGIPLGQPGLALAAKLASRVRTAGLDVPLPKTEGIGYELLVLAARAESEGVDPEAALRAAARLYRDAIREVEAPHPPDNVKE; this is translated from the coding sequence GTGAACGCAACCGGCTTCGAGCCCGCCCCTGACCAGGACCCCGACACGGCGCCCGCCCCCGGCCGCATCATCCTGCTCACCACCAGCCACCGCGTCGCCCCCGGCCTGCTGTCCTGGCCCGCCTGGCAGGCGCTGCACGCCGCCGACCGTGTTCTGTGCGCGGACGGAGCCCACCCCCAGCTGCCCTATCTGCGGGAGGCGGGGATAGCGGTCGCCGAGACGTCCCCGACCGCCGAGGAGCTGGTCGGAGCGTGCGCGGGCGGCCACACGGTGGTCGTCGTGGCCACGGGCGAGGGCGAGCCGGCCCTCACGGACGGTCTGGCACGCCTCGCCGGATCCGGACGCATACAGATGCCCGAGCTGGAGCTGCTCCCCGCCTCCTACGACCTGCCCGGTGCCCGGCTCCTCGACCTCGTCCAGGTCATGGACCGGATCCGCGCCGAGTGCCCGTGGTCCTCCCAGCAGACCCACGAGGGGCTCGCCAAGTACGGCATCGAGGAGGCGTACGAACTCGTCGAGGCCATCGAGGAGGGCGACCGCGACGAACTGCGCGAGGAGCTCGGGGACGTCCTGCTCCAGGTCGTCTTCCACTCCCGTATCGCCGAGGAGGACCCGGACGCCCCCTTCTCCGTCGACGACGTCGCCGGTGGCATCGTCGCCAAGCTCATCCACCGCCATCCGCACGTCTTCGGCGACGAGACGGCCAGCACCCCCGAGGAGGTCAAGGCGCACTGGCTGCGCACCAAGGCGATAGAGAAGCAGCGCAGTTCGGTGACCGAGGGCATCCCCCTCGGCCAGCCCGGCCTCGCCCTCGCGGCGAAGCTGGCGTCGCGGGTACGTACGGCGGGCCTTGACGTCCCGCTCCCGAAGACCGAGGGCATCGGTTACGAACTCCTCGTCCTGGCCGCCCGCGCCGAGTCGGAGGGGGTCGACCCGGAGGCGGCCCTGCGCGCGGCGGCACGGCTGTACCGGGACGCGATCCGGGAGGTCGAGGCACCGCACCCGCCGGATAACGTCAAGGAGTGA